The following coding sequences lie in one Buchnera aphidicola (Stegophylla sp.) genomic window:
- the leuA gene encoding 2-isopropylmalate synthase has translation MSEKVIIFDTSLRDGEQALQSSLSVKEKLQIALALERMKIDVIEVGFPISSPGDFESVQTISKHVKNSRICSLARCIDKDIDVAAEAMSKLENFRIHIFLGTSDLHIQSKLRKNFDDIILMAIHSIKRAKRYTNDIEFSCEDAGRTSIDNLCKIVEIAISYGATTINIPDTVGYTIPNQFGNIIKSLYQKVPNIDQAIISVHCHDDLGMAVANSISAILAGARQVEGTINGIGERAGNAALEEIIMAIQARQDLLNVYTNINSKEIYRTSKIISQLCNMPISANKAIVGSNAFSHSSGIHQDGVLKNRKNYEIISPQTIGLKEKKLNLTSRSGRAAVKYRMTMMGYKDNEYDINELYVAFLKLADKKGQVFDYDLEALAFINNKQEDYEYFKLEYFNVQSSSTGLSTSSVTLACGTSIITKSTTTSNGPIDSVYQALNKIVSYSITLQKFQLFAKGKGKDALGQVDILVKYQCRKFHGVGLATDIIEASVKAMINVFNNIWRSNQVMLQLKRT, from the coding sequence ATGTCTGAAAAAGTTATTATTTTTGACACGTCGTTAAGAGATGGAGAACAAGCATTACAATCTAGTTTAAGTGTAAAAGAAAAATTACAAATTGCATTAGCATTAGAAAGAATGAAAATTGATGTAATTGAAGTTGGGTTTCCAATTTCATCTCCTGGAGATTTTGAATCTGTTCAAACTATTTCTAAACATGTTAAAAATAGTAGAATATGTAGTTTAGCAAGATGTATAGATAAAGATATTGATGTAGCAGCAGAAGCAATGTCAAAACTTGAAAATTTTAGAATTCATATTTTTTTAGGTACATCAGATTTACATATACAATCTAAATTACGAAAAAATTTTGATGACATTATACTGATGGCGATACATTCAATTAAAAGAGCAAAACGTTACACTAATGATATTGAATTTTCTTGTGAAGATGCAGGGAGAACATCAATAGATAATCTTTGTAAAATTGTTGAAATAGCCATATCATACGGAGCAACAACAATAAATATTCCAGATACTGTTGGTTATACAATTCCGAATCAATTTGGTAACATTATTAAATCATTATACCAAAAAGTACCTAATATTGATCAAGCTATTATTTCTGTACATTGCCATGATGATTTAGGTATGGCAGTAGCAAATTCAATTTCTGCAATACTTGCTGGAGCTCGTCAAGTAGAGGGAACAATCAATGGAATAGGTGAACGAGCTGGTAATGCAGCATTAGAAGAAATTATTATGGCTATTCAAGCAAGGCAAGATTTATTAAATGTGTATACCAATATTAATAGTAAAGAAATATATAGAACGAGTAAAATTATTAGTCAATTATGTAACATGCCTATATCAGCAAACAAAGCTATTGTTGGTAGTAATGCATTTTCACACTCTTCAGGTATACACCAAGATGGTGTATTAAAAAATAGAAAAAATTATGAAATTATATCACCTCAAACAATTGGATTAAAAGAAAAAAAATTAAATTTAACTTCAAGATCTGGACGTGCTGCAGTAAAATATCGTATGACCATGATGGGATATAAAGATAATGAATATGATATTAATGAATTATATGTTGCTTTTTTAAAATTAGCTGATAAAAAAGGACAAGTTTTTGATTATGATTTGGAAGCATTAGCATTCATAAATAATAAACAAGAAGATTATGAATATTTTAAGTTAGAATATTTTAATGTTCAATCCAGTTCTACTGGATTATCTACATCTTCAGTAACATTAGCATGTGGTACATCAATTATTACTAAATCAACCACCACTAGTAATGGTCCTATTGATTCTGTGTATCAAGCTTTAAATAAAATTGTAAGTTATTCAATTACATTACAAAAATTTCAATTGTTTGCTAAAGGAAAAGGAAAAGATGCTTTGGGCCAAGTAGATATTTTAGTAAAATATCAATGTCGAAAATTTCATGGAGTAGGTTTAGCAACTGATATTATTGAAGCATCTGTTAAAGCTATGATAAATGTATTTAACAATATTTGGAGATCAAATCAAGTTATGTTACAATTAAAAAGAACATAA
- a CDS encoding TatD family hydrolase — protein sequence MYLIDSHCHLNIILHKNKKYTIRKILKKAYCSHVKLILNVSTSITDYYNNFNKFKKYPNILYSCGIHPLYYKQKKQISKLKNITLNNHRIIAIGETGLDYYHINFNKIIQHQLFVKHIKIGIQMHKPIIIHMRNSEKDILNILSSTELKMCTGVVHSYSSNLDTVRKLLNLGWYISFSGLITFKNAYDIHKIVQFVPINKILIETDSPFLTPVPLRGKINQPSNTFIIAKYISKLKNIDIHTIANETTKNFYKLFHIPYIIKNTII from the coding sequence ATGTATTTAATTGATTCACACTGCCATTTAAATATTATTTTACATAAAAATAAAAAATATACAATAAGAAAAATATTAAAAAAAGCATATTGTTCACACGTAAAATTAATTTTAAACGTATCTACTTCTATTACAGATTATTATAATAATTTCAATAAGTTTAAAAAATATCCTAATATATTGTATAGTTGCGGTATTCATCCATTATATTATAAACAAAAAAAACAAATATCAAAATTAAAAAATATTACATTAAATAATCATCGTATTATAGCAATAGGAGAAACTGGTCTAGATTATTATCATATAAATTTTAATAAAATTATACAACATCAATTATTTGTTAAACATATAAAAATTGGTATTCAGATGCATAAACCAATTATTATACACATGAGAAATTCAGAAAAAGATATTTTAAACATTTTATCTAGTACAGAATTAAAAATGTGTACAGGTGTTGTACATTCATATTCAAGTAATCTCGATACAGTTAGAAAATTATTAAATTTAGGTTGGTATATTTCATTTTCAGGACTGATAACATTTAAAAATGCATATGATATACATAAAATCGTTCAATTTGTACCTATCAATAAAATTTTAATAGAAACTGATTCACCTTTTTTAACACCTGTACCATTACGAGGTAAAATAAATCAACCTTCTAATACATTTATTATTGCAAAATATATATCAAAATTAAAAAATATTGATATCCATACTATTGCAAATGAAACAACAAAAAATTTTTATAAATTATTTCATATACCATATATAATAAAAAATACTATTATTTAA
- a CDS encoding methyltransferase, whose amino-acid sequence MNDKNHILILNHKKIMNKRFLVFNDIQNNIDLYFKSKNLIIHTKKKLLLDFYKSFLKYNKYNMIFNKNYCISFNTLIYFWKKNKSESILQLHYLLSIVSIYSDIFIIGQNNIGINSTKKLCNPFVHLNKINYKKKCSLYYGIITKKSNFILQKHFKIYIWNNIIIQTLPGVFGYRGLDKGSLLLISTFHKNITGQVLDIGSGSGILSVILKKIAVNTEITLVDNNNIALLCSKNTLRYNNIIGTVLFSNIYSNINNKFDLIISNPPTHCGKKNNFNIIKHIIQNSVKYLKKNGILRIVIHSYISCHKELLKTFNNYTIIKQMNHFCVYQSILKKKN is encoded by the coding sequence TTGAATGATAAAAATCATATACTAATATTAAATCATAAAAAAATTATGAATAAAAGATTTTTGGTGTTTAATGATATACAAAATAATATTGATTTATATTTCAAATCAAAAAATTTGATAATACATACAAAAAAAAAATTACTTTTAGATTTTTATAAATCTTTTCTAAAATATAACAAATATAATATGATTTTTAATAAAAATTATTGTATTAGTTTTAATACATTAATATATTTTTGGAAAAAAAATAAGTCAGAATCAATATTGCAATTACATTATTTGTTGTCTATTGTTTCTATATATAGTGATATATTTATAATAGGACAAAATAATATTGGCATTAACAGTACTAAAAAACTCTGTAACCCATTTGTACATTTAAACAAAATAAATTATAAAAAAAAATGTTCTCTTTATTATGGTATAATTACTAAAAAATCCAATTTTATATTGCAAAAACATTTTAAAATATATATATGGAATAATATAATTATTCAAACTTTACCAGGTGTATTTGGTTATCGAGGATTAGATAAAGGTAGTTTATTATTGATTTCAACATTTCATAAAAATATTACAGGACAAGTATTAGATATTGGATCAGGGTCAGGGATTTTATCGGTAATATTAAAAAAAATTGCTGTAAACACTGAAATAACATTAGTTGATAATAATAATATAGCATTATTATGTAGTAAAAATACACTTCGATATAATAATATTATCGGTACTGTCTTATTCAGCAATATATATTCTAATATAAATAATAAATTTGATTTAATTATTTCTAATCCTCCAACTCATTGTGGTAAAAAAAATAATTTTAATATAATTAAACATATTATTCAAAATTCAGTTAAGTACCTCAAAAAAAATGGAATATTAAGAATTGTAATACATTCATATATATCATGTCATAAAGAATTATTAAAAACTTTTAATAATTATACAATAATTAAACAAATGAACCATTTTTGTGTTTATCAATCCATATTAAAAAAAAAAAATTAA
- the tmk gene encoding dTMP kinase, whose translation MRTSKFIVLEGLDGSGKTYACMTVKKILKKNGIKKIIIVREPGSTPIAEKIRNIIKNFHNYENIDKKTILLLMYACRIQLIKNIIKPNLKKNIWVISDRHDMSTFAYQGGGFGIEENTIKTLRNMMIGDFYPDLTIYLDVIPKISLQRIFIRSQPDNIEINNIDFFHKIRNSYLQLVKKNSKNITINANLNINIVQQDIKKKIEIWLKYENNMEPMVKKVL comes from the coding sequence ATGAGAACAAGTAAATTTATTGTTTTAGAGGGCCTTGACGGTTCTGGAAAAACATATGCATGCATGACAGTTAAAAAAATACTTAAAAAAAATGGAATTAAAAAAATCATTATTGTACGAGAACCTGGAAGTACACCTATAGCAGAAAAAATAAGAAATATTATAAAAAATTTTCATAACTATGAAAATATTGATAAAAAAACAATATTATTATTAATGTATGCTTGTAGAATACAATTAATTAAAAATATTATCAAACCTAATTTAAAAAAAAATATATGGGTTATCTCAGATCGACATGATATGTCTACTTTTGCATATCAAGGCGGAGGTTTTGGTATTGAAGAAAATACTATTAAAACATTACGAAATATGATGATAGGTGATTTTTATCCTGATTTAACAATATATTTAGATGTTATACCTAAAATTAGTTTACAACGTATATTTATACGATCACAACCAGATAATATAGAAATAAATAATATAGATTTTTTTCATAAAATACGAAATAGTTATTTACAATTAGTCAAAAAAAATTCTAAAAATATTACAATAAATGCAAATTTAAATATTAATATTGTTCAACAAGATATTAAAAAAAAAATAGAAATATGGCTTAAATATGAAAATAACATGGAACCCATGGTTAAAAAAGTATTATAA
- the murJ gene encoding murein biosynthesis integral membrane protein MurJ, whose translation MNLIRSLINISIITFLSRTLSFVRDFIVAYIFGVSISTDAFFIAFKIPNLLKRICAEGAFLQIIIPLLVGYKQKGKHHTTKYFFSCVLGFMIVTLFFMTLIGICLSAVIIFLTAPGFLKQPKEFALAVELLRITFPYVFFVSLSALTTAVLNIWGYFVIPVFSPILLNISMILFVVFLNKFFSMPILSLGWSVIFGGILQFLYQFLFLSKIDMFVMPKINFKILNISSLITKVGMGIIGVSANHISLFINGILASLFISGSVSWMYYADRLVEFPVGILGISLGTILLSLLTKSIAEKNMKEFSQLLDWGLRITIIIGIPSTIVIFILSRPIITVLFQYGKFTRFDTLMTEQSLLGYSIGLIAFILIKVLSPGFYARQDTKTPMIISIITIIVTQVLNTILFFVSLGQLGLSLSISFSSWLNVILLYWYLYKNKIFVPQSGWLRLFVKVIIASYILSVALFFILNIMPPWDTGSVIYKLFRLFLLFLFSTIVYLIALFILRFRWNQLNFKVSN comes from the coding sequence ATGAACTTGATAAGATCGCTAATTAACATTAGTATTATCACTTTCCTATCCAGAACATTAAGTTTTGTGCGTGATTTTATTGTTGCTTACATCTTTGGAGTATCAATATCAACTGATGCATTTTTCATTGCTTTTAAAATTCCTAATTTATTAAAACGTATTTGTGCAGAGGGTGCATTTTTACAAATTATTATTCCATTGTTAGTAGGATATAAACAAAAAGGTAAACATCATACAACAAAATATTTTTTTTCTTGCGTCTTAGGATTTATGATTGTAACATTATTTTTCATGACTTTAATTGGAATATGTTTATCCGCTGTAATTATATTTTTAACAGCTCCAGGATTTTTAAAACAACCTAAAGAATTTGCATTAGCTGTAGAATTATTAAGGATTACATTTCCTTATGTTTTTTTTGTTTCACTATCTGCTTTAACTACAGCTGTTTTAAATATTTGGGGATACTTTGTTATTCCAGTATTTTCTCCAATTTTATTAAATATTAGCATGATTTTATTTGTTGTTTTTTTAAATAAATTTTTTAGTATGCCTATATTATCATTAGGATGGTCTGTAATTTTTGGAGGTATTTTACAATTTTTGTATCAATTTTTGTTTTTAAGTAAAATTGATATGTTTGTAATGCCAAAAATAAATTTTAAAATATTAAATATTTCCAGTTTAATTACTAAAGTAGGTATGGGAATTATTGGTGTATCAGCAAATCATATTTCATTATTTATTAATGGTATTTTAGCTTCTTTATTTATTTCAGGTTCAGTATCTTGGATGTATTATGCTGATCGTTTAGTAGAATTTCCAGTTGGTATATTAGGAATATCTTTAGGAACAATATTATTATCACTTTTAACAAAAAGTATTGCTGAAAAGAATATGAAAGAATTTTCTCAATTACTTGATTGGGGATTACGTATTACAATAATTATTGGAATACCTAGTACTATTGTAATTTTTATTTTATCACGTCCAATTATTACTGTTTTATTTCAATATGGAAAATTTACCAGATTTGATACATTAATGACAGAACAATCTTTGTTAGGTTATTCTATAGGATTAATAGCATTTATTTTAATTAAAGTTTTATCGCCAGGTTTTTATGCTCGTCAAGATACAAAAACACCAATGATAATTTCTATTATTACTATTATTGTTACTCAAGTGCTCAATACTATTTTATTTTTTGTATCATTAGGACAATTAGGATTATCATTATCGATTAGCTTTTCATCTTGGCTAAATGTTATTTTATTATATTGGTATTTATATAAAAATAAAATTTTTGTTCCTCAATCTGGTTGGTTACGATTATTTGTTAAAGTTATAATAGCATCTTATATTTTGTCTGTTGCTTTATTTTTTATTCTAAATATTATGCCACCTTGGGATACTGGTAGTGTTATATATAAATTATTTAGATTATTTTTATTATTTTTATTTTCTACAATTGTATATTTAATAGCATTATTTATATTGAGATTTCGATGGAATCAATTAAATTTCAAAGTATCTAATTAA
- the rpmF gene encoding 50S ribosomal protein L32, protein MAVQKSKLTRSKRGMRRSHDKLKFIFLSKDPISNETHIRHCITKSGFYKGKKYLKHKKNTK, encoded by the coding sequence ATGGCAGTGCAAAAAAGTAAACTTACTCGATCTAAAAGAGGTATGAGAAGATCTCATGACAAACTAAAATTTATATTTTTATCTAAAGATCCCATCAGTAATGAAACACATATTCGACATTGTATAACAAAAAGTGGATTTTATAAAGGAAAAAAATATTTAAAACATAAAAAGAATACCAAATAA
- a CDS encoding DNA polymerase III subunit delta' C-terminal domain-containing protein: protein MKITWNPWLKKYYKEIIQYCYINKLHHSIIIESYNIKDTFKLIWTLSQWILCNKKKNMKSCGICSGCTLVSLYKHPDFYVLYPKNKKKNIDIVTIRDTIHNILKTAQQNENKILWIPRYEFLTSFGINALLKIIEEPPKNTWFFIGNNKIHTLHKTLRSRCVLYQISQPVEKIGYIWMKKYIEKNKHVCLTSLRINYHSPELAINFLTSPFYEMRYNLYFKIHYAINNNKFVQLLPFIYDKNMIVKINWIILLLLDAMKIKKKFFIFTINLDQINLVKKISIKYSYHNLYNIIQNWIKCRYQLININNINYELLIINQLFMWENIILNK from the coding sequence ATGAAAATAACATGGAACCCATGGTTAAAAAAGTATTATAAAGAAATTATTCAATATTGTTATATAAATAAATTACACCATTCGATAATAATAGAATCTTATAATATTAAAGATACTTTTAAATTAATATGGACTCTTAGTCAATGGATTTTATGCAATAAAAAAAAAAATATGAAAAGTTGTGGTATTTGTTCAGGATGTACATTAGTATCATTATATAAACATCCTGATTTTTATGTATTGTATCCTAAAAATAAAAAAAAAAATATAGATATTGTAACTATTAGAGATACAATACATAATATTTTAAAAACAGCACAACAGAACGAAAACAAAATCTTATGGATACCAAGATATGAATTTCTTACATCTTTTGGTATTAATGCATTATTAAAAATTATTGAAGAACCACCAAAAAATACTTGGTTTTTTATTGGTAATAATAAAATCCATACATTACATAAAACATTGCGTAGTCGATGCGTACTATACCAAATATCACAACCTGTAGAAAAAATAGGATATATTTGGATGAAAAAATATATTGAAAAAAACAAACATGTTTGTTTAACATCGTTACGTATAAATTATCATAGTCCAGAATTAGCTATCAATTTTTTAACATCACCTTTTTATGAAATGAGATATAATTTATATTTTAAAATACATTATGCAATTAATAATAATAAGTTTGTACAATTGTTACCTTTTATTTATGATAAAAATATGATTGTAAAAATTAATTGGATTATATTATTATTATTGGATGCCATGAAAATAAAAAAAAAATTTTTTATATTTACCATAAATTTAGATCAAATAAATTTAGTAAAAAAAATATCAATAAAATATTCATATCATAATTTATATAACATAATACAAAATTGGATAAAATGTAGATATCAATTAATAAATATAAACAATATTAATTATGAACTATTAATTATTAATCAGTTATTCATGTGGGAAAATATTATATTAAATAAATAA
- a CDS encoding RluA family pseudouridine synthase, with protein sequence MINYIPLFHVITILHNTANQRIDNFIRSKIYKISKNTLYKIIRIGIIKINKKKVQPNYKLKIGDILYIPNYLIKKYNQKNITLDEKIKNKILSSIIYEDKYLLIINKPTGIAVHGGSGLKFGIIESLRLLKPNIKYLELVHRLDRHTSGILILAKKKSALKYLHEQFRNQIIIKKYIALIHGNLSKKKEIVQQPLIKNKYHKKKIVQIHNQGKKSKTIFILKKNFISYAMVSIYPKTGRTHQIRVHASYIGHPIIFDHDYGNKFLDLKINPNYQIQNMLLHASKIIFYHPQSHQKTCIYVPLGKRFKKYLQIK encoded by the coding sequence ATGATTAATTATATACCATTATTTCATGTAATAACAATTCTTCATAATACAGCTAATCAACGTATAGATAATTTTATACGTTCTAAAATTTATAAAATTTCTAAAAATACACTATATAAAATTATACGTATAGGTATTATTAAAATTAATAAAAAAAAAGTTCAACCTAATTACAAATTAAAAATAGGAGATATATTATATATTCCTAATTATTTAATAAAAAAATATAATCAAAAAAATATTACTTTAGATGAAAAAATAAAAAATAAAATACTATCTTCAATCATATATGAAGATAAATATTTATTAATTATTAATAAACCGACTGGAATAGCTGTACATGGAGGCAGTGGATTAAAATTTGGAATTATAGAAAGTTTACGATTATTAAAACCTAATATTAAATATTTAGAATTAGTACATCGGTTAGATCGACATACATCAGGTATATTAATATTAGCAAAAAAAAAATCTGCTCTTAAATATTTACATGAACAATTCAGAAATCAAATAATTATAAAAAAATATATAGCATTAATACATGGCAATTTATCAAAAAAAAAAGAAATTGTTCAACAACCTCTGATAAAAAATAAATATCATAAAAAAAAAATTGTTCAAATTCATAATCAAGGAAAAAAATCAAAAACTATTTTTATATTAAAAAAAAACTTTATCTCATATGCTATGGTTTCAATATATCCTAAAACTGGACGTACACATCAAATACGAGTACATGCATCATATATAGGTCATCCAATTATTTTTGACCATGATTATGGAAATAAATTTTTAGATCTTAAAATTAATCCAAATTATCAAATACAAAATATGCTCTTACATGCTTCAAAAATTATTTTTTATCATCCTCAAAGTCATCAAAAAACTTGTATATATGTTCCATTAGGGAAAAGATTTAAAAAATATTTGCAAATAAAATAA
- a CDS encoding Rne/Rng family ribonuclease, whose amino-acid sequence MKKILINFVKKNTLRIATIKKNNIYDFKIENNEFITQTLNIYQGIIIKIEYSLEAIFVNYEKKKIGLLPFKEISKYYFFKKKINFNKNNIKYIFNNKQKIVVQIIKSEYKNKKAVLTTFIQLIGCYIILLPNSGNAIKISKKIQGIDRINLKKNITKLYIPKNMSLIIRTSGKKKSIQQLNQDIIFNVNKWEKIKKKIQYSLYPILIYQENNIMIRIFRDYLNYHVNEIIIDNINIFNLSYIYIILLNKLYLLNKIILYTWKIPLFQYYNVEKQIYILLKRKILLPSGGLIIIDFTESVTAIDVNSYKCLKTSSIEETALYTNLESVNEIVRQIRLRNIGGLIIIDFINMKIINNIKIVQKRIKQLILRDAARVKIGNISQFGILELSRQKLNLSSFKNQQYVCSQCQKYTMKKL is encoded by the coding sequence ATGAAAAAAATACTAATTAATTTTGTTAAAAAAAATACATTGCGTATTGCAACCATAAAAAAAAATAATATATATGATTTTAAAATAGAAAATAATGAATTTATAACACAAACACTTAATATTTATCAAGGTATAATTATTAAAATTGAATATAGTTTAGAAGCTATATTTGTAAATTATGAAAAAAAAAAAATTGGGTTACTTCCTTTCAAAGAAATTTCTAAATATTATTTTTTTAAAAAAAAAATTAATTTTAATAAAAATAATATTAAATATATTTTTAATAATAAACAAAAAATTGTTGTACAAATTATTAAATCAGAATATAAAAATAAAAAAGCTGTTTTAACTACTTTTATTCAATTAATCGGTTGTTATATCATTTTATTACCTAATAGCGGTAATGCTATTAAAATATCAAAAAAAATTCAAGGTATAGATCGAATAAATTTAAAAAAAAATATTACAAAATTATACATACCAAAAAATATGAGTTTGATAATACGTACTTCAGGTAAAAAAAAATCGATACAGCAATTAAATCAAGATATTATATTTAATGTAAATAAATGGGAAAAAATTAAAAAAAAAATACAATATTCTTTGTATCCTATACTAATTTATCAAGAAAATAATATAATGATTCGTATATTTCGAGATTATTTAAATTATCATGTTAATGAAATTATAATAGATAATATAAATATTTTTAATTTATCATATATTTACATCATTTTATTGAATAAATTATATTTATTAAATAAAATTATATTATATACTTGGAAAATTCCTTTATTTCAATATTATAATGTTGAAAAACAAATATATATATTACTTAAAAGAAAAATTTTATTACCATCTGGAGGATTAATAATAATAGATTTTACAGAATCTGTAACTGCTATAGATGTTAATTCTTATAAATGTTTAAAAACATCCAGTATAGAAGAAACAGCATTATATACTAATTTAGAATCTGTAAATGAAATTGTACGTCAAATACGATTACGTAATATAGGAGGTTTAATTATAATTGATTTTATTAATATGAAAATAATTAATAATATTAAAATCGTTCAAAAAAGAATTAAACAATTAATATTACGAGATGCTGCACGTGTTAAAATAGGAAATATTTCACAATTCGGAATATTAGAATTATCACGTCAAAAACTAAATTTATCTTCTTTTAAAAATCAACAATATGTTTGTTCACAATGTCAAAAATATACTATGAAAAAATTATAA
- the leuB gene encoding 3-isopropylmalate dehydrogenase codes for MKNSFCIAVLPGDGIGPEIMRQGYKILNILKKKYFLNIITKEYDIGGIAIDKYGCPLPQKTLLGCQQSDAILLGSVGGPKWQTLPDNQQPEKGGLLPLRKHFNLFANIRPSILYPELKQLSPLKTKIVDSGFDILCIRELTGGIYFGNSDRKTNLELKEFAFDTELYYAFEIERIAKFAFNIAQQRNKKIVSIDKANVLQSSKLWREIVESISIQYPDVQLSHLYIDNAIMQIIQNPVAFDVILCSNLFGDIISDECAALSGSIGMLASASLNINNFGLYEPAGGSAPDIQNKNIANPIAQILSIALLLRYSMKLNVLSNLIYSCVKTALQKGYRTFDIADCSKDYISTDHMGDIIAQLISKEA; via the coding sequence ATGAAAAATTCTTTTTGTATTGCAGTACTACCTGGAGATGGAATAGGTCCAGAAATTATGAGACAAGGATATAAAATTTTAAATATTTTAAAAAAAAAATATTTTTTAAATATTATTACTAAGGAGTATGATATTGGTGGAATTGCAATTGATAAATATGGGTGTCCATTGCCTCAAAAAACATTATTAGGATGTCAACAATCTGATGCTATTCTTTTAGGTTCAGTAGGAGGGCCAAAGTGGCAAACATTACCTGATAATCAACAGCCTGAAAAAGGAGGTTTATTACCTTTACGAAAACATTTTAATTTATTTGCTAATATTCGTCCATCAATATTATATCCTGAATTAAAACAATTATCACCATTAAAAACTAAAATAGTTGATTCAGGATTTGATATATTATGTATACGAGAATTAACAGGAGGTATTTATTTTGGTAATTCAGATCGCAAAACTAATTTAGAATTAAAAGAATTCGCTTTTGATACTGAGTTATATTATGCCTTTGAAATTGAAAGAATAGCTAAATTTGCTTTTAACATCGCCCAACAAAGAAACAAAAAAATTGTTTCTATTGATAAAGCAAATGTTTTACAAAGTTCAAAATTATGGCGAGAAATAGTAGAAAGTATATCAATTCAATATCCTGATGTTCAATTGTCTCATTTATATATTGATAATGCGATTATGCAAATTATTCAAAATCCAGTAGCATTTGATGTTATTTTGTGTTCGAATTTGTTTGGTGATATTATATCTGATGAATGTGCTGCACTTTCCGGTTCTATTGGTATGTTAGCATCAGCTAGTTTAAACATAAATAATTTTGGTTTATATGAACCTGCAGGAGGATCAGCTCCAGATATTCAAAATAAAAATATAGCTAATCCTATTGCTCAAATTTTATCTATTGCTCTGTTATTACGTTACAGTATGAAGTTAAATGTATTATCGAATTTAATTTATTCGTGTGTTAAAACTGCTTTACAGAAAGGATACAGAACTTTTGATATTGCTGATTGTAGTAAAGATTATATTAGTACTGATCACATGGGAGATATAATTGCTCAACTAATCAGTAAAGAGGCATAA